One Gossypium hirsutum isolate 1008001.06 chromosome A11, Gossypium_hirsutum_v2.1, whole genome shotgun sequence genomic window carries:
- the LOC107911011 gene encoding uncharacterized protein, producing the protein MAFKKVVERLIKVGIVRFDDPTTPNVVGNPLPNHADQGVNGISEGRNKKTKYEMAEVRTPLRRVWKEMAKRGLIVLDSREEIEQERNYCEFHDEVGPKNNEAGVQVPPRVIIQRPAVFPYKDSKKVPWNYECSVTIPGKESPVDASRGDQDGGSYTRSERRYDTANEEAQPIKGKAQVVEEMKGKATKPVNEPVNEEEAKEFLKFLKHSEYSMVEQLRKQPARISMLALLLSSEVHRSALMKVLNETYVANDISVNKLDRLVSSISSDNYIFFNDDEIPPGGMGSTQALHITTRCKGYTLPGVLIDNGSALNVLSLTTLNRLPIDSSLMKECQNIVKAFDGTERKVMGRIDVPLQIGPNTYEVDFLVMNIKPSYNCLLGRPWIHSAGEVPSSLHQKLKLVSKERLITIKAEEDIIATVSNNAPYLETDDEAIECSFRSLEFVNVTFITEGSKILMPKLSKTTRMSL; encoded by the exons ATGGCATTCAAGAAAGTAGTCGAGAGACTCATTAAGGTGGGGATCGTGAGATTTGATGACCCAACCACACCCAATGTAGTAGGAAACCCACTCCCCAATCATGCCGACCAAGGAGTGAATGGGATAAGTGAAGGTAGGAACAAGAAGACCAAGTATGAGATGGCAGAAGTCAGGACCCCGTTGAGGCGGGTATGGAAGGAGATGGCCAAGAGAGGACTGATCGTGTTGGATTCGAGGGAAGAAATTGAACAAGAGAGAAACTACTGTGAGTTTCACGACGAGGTGGG ACCCAAAAATAATGAGGCTGGAGTCCAAGTGCCAccgagggtcataatccaaagacCTGCAGTCTTCCCCTACAAAGACAGTAAAAAGGTCCCATGGAATTATGAGTGCAGTGTGACGATACCGGGAAAGGAGAGTCCGGTTGACGCTTCAAGAGGGGACCAAGATGGAGGCTCCTATACACGTAGCGAGAGACGTTACGATACAGCAAATGAGGAGGCACAGCCCATAAAAGGAAAAGCCCAGGTGGTCGAGGAAATGAAGGGAAAAGCAACCAAACCTGTTAACGAGCCAGTTAACGAAGAGGAGGCCAAggagtttttaaaattcctaaagcatAGCGAATACAGTATGGTGGAACAGCTACGTAAACAACCAGCCCGTATCTCGATGCTGGCCTTACTTCTAAGCTCGGAAGTTCATCGCAGTGCGCTAATGAAGGTCTTGAATGAAACGTACGTTGCCAATGATATCTCCGTTAACAAGTTGGACCGCTTGGTTAGCAGCATCAGTTCCGACAACTATATCTTTTTCAATGACGATGAGATACCACCTGGGGGCATGGGGTCGACTCAAGCTTTGCATATCACCACGCGCTGTAAAGGGTATACGCTGCCAGGTGTGCTGATTGACAATGGGTCAGCTTTGAACGTCCTGTCATTGACCACGTTGAATAGGTTACCTATAGACAGCTCTCTCATGAAGGAGTGCCAGAACATCGTGAAAGCATTTGATGGCACAGAGAGGAAGGTGATGGGCAGAATCGATGTACCTCTTCAGATTGGGCCAAACACGTATGAGGTGGATTTCCTCGTAATGAATATCAAGCCCTCATACAATTGCTTGTTGGGGAGGCCCTGGATACATTCAGCTGGGGAAGTGCCTTCCTCATTGCATCAAAAATTGAAGCTAGTATCGAAGGAGAGGTTGATAACGATCAAGGCTGAGGAGGATATCATTGCAACTGTGAGCAATAATGCGCCCTATTTGGAGACAGATGACGAAGCAATCGAATGTTCATTTCGATCTTTGGAATTTGTTAACGTGACCTTCATCACCGAGGGAAGTAAGATTCTGATGCCAAAATTGTCCAAAACCACAAGGATGAGCCTCTAG